From Parambassis ranga chromosome 9, fParRan2.1, whole genome shotgun sequence, the proteins below share one genomic window:
- the LOC114441323 gene encoding uncharacterized protein LOC114441323 isoform X1, whose amino-acid sequence MQFSYQSSFIPSRSDTASLQSRSDRDGGRQCAIQQRDSHIIYSKHSEAIAVVLEEVERKQTQMLSWPLTDLMDAGRCRTALTQIQSVLIEVLTKLHLEKNNLAQKYWSVSCSLQHRLLKSQLISLASYQRKLMEILHKQMYLVTNYVTMKGKLPTQPSIYQQGNIREHQRPDLSFPIASIPKSLKHQEAHNCDQEAQHRERSGTQASVFTSPSGNNTQGMKAPLYTVNDKYKTCEGIPKQGTCNTLQHIKMARKKALIKSKTEDSMINLYQLIRGGVIPPGGTLQLFLKGHWHLAHVQADGSIMSKGKLYLDPKQWVQSFLGNSLPISSTYAHDKVMFRDKSLSYYILNTDAMERTSEKHLMADQHNNIGSAQEMLTETTSQNHQMKINTIHLVDDAELLPNATMDCYWDKILKTNYLLCAD is encoded by the exons ATGCAGTTCTCCTACCAGAGTAGTTTTATTCCAAGCCGCAGTGACACAGCCAGCCTACAGTCCAGaagtgacagagatggaggCAGACAGTGTGCCATTCAACAGAGAGACAGCCACATTATTTAT tCAAAACATTCAGAAGCCATAGCAGTGGTTTTGGAGGAGGTtgagaggaaacaaacacaaatgttaaGTTGGCCTCTGACAGATCTGATGGATGCAG GCAGATGTCGTACAGCTCTCACACAAATCCAGAGTGTGCTGATTGAGGTACTCACCAAGCTGCATTTGGAGAAGAATAATCTTGCCCAAAAATACTG GAGTGTGTCTTGTTCTCTTCAGCACCGTCTCTTGAAAAGTCAGCTCATCTCTCTTGCTTCATATCAGCGAAAGTTGATGGAAATCCTCCATAAGCAAATGTATTTGGTAACAAATTATGTGACCATGAAAGGCAAATTACCAACTCAGCCTTCCATTTATCAACAAGGCAACATAAGAGAGCATCAAAGGCCAGACCTCTCCTTCCCCATAGCTTCCATACCAAAATCTTTAAAACATCAAGAAGCACACAACTGTGATCAAGAAgcacaacacagagaaagatCAGGTACACAGGCCAGTGTGTTCACTTCGCCCTCTGGAAACAACACCCAGGGCATGAAGGCTCCATTATACACTGTTAATGACAAGTATAAGACTTGTGAAGGTATCCCAAAACAAGGAACCTGCAACACTTTACAACACATCAAGATGGCAAGAAAGAAGGCACTCATAAAATCAAAGACAGAAGACAGCATGATAAATCTTTATCAGCTCATTCGAGGGGGGGTCATACCACCTGGAGGCACTCTACAACTGTTTTTAAAG GGTCACTGGCACCTTGCTCATGTTCAGGCTGATGGCTCCATAATGAGTAAAGGCAAGTTGTACCTGGACCCTAAACAATGGGTGCAGTCTTTCCTTGGTAACAGTTTACCTATCAGCTCAACATATGCCCACGACAAG GTGATGTTCAGAGACAAGTCTTTGTCTTACTACATACTAAACACTGACGCCATGGAAAGAACATCAGAAAAACATCTTATGGCTGaccaacacaacaacattgGTTCTGCTCAAGAGATGCTGACAg AGACTACTAGTCAGAACCATCAAATGAAAATCAACACCATCCATTTGGTGGATGATGCAGAGCTACTGCCAAATGCTACAATGGACTGCTACTGGGACAAGATTCTAAAGACAAATTATTTACTGTGTGCAGACTGA
- the LOC114441323 gene encoding uncharacterized protein LOC114441323 isoform X2, translated as MLSWPLTDLMDAGRCRTALTQIQSVLIEVLTKLHLEKNNLAQKYWSVSCSLQHRLLKSQLISLASYQRKLMEILHKQMYLVTNYVTMKGKLPTQPSIYQQGNIREHQRPDLSFPIASIPKSLKHQEAHNCDQEAQHRERSGTQASVFTSPSGNNTQGMKAPLYTVNDKYKTCEGIPKQGTCNTLQHIKMARKKALIKSKTEDSMINLYQLIRGGVIPPGGTLQLFLKGHWHLAHVQADGSIMSKGKLYLDPKQWVQSFLGNSLPISSTYAHDKVMFRDKSLSYYILNTDAMERTSEKHLMADQHNNIGSAQEMLTETTSQNHQMKINTIHLVDDAELLPNATMDCYWDKILKTNYLLCAD; from the exons atgttaaGTTGGCCTCTGACAGATCTGATGGATGCAG GCAGATGTCGTACAGCTCTCACACAAATCCAGAGTGTGCTGATTGAGGTACTCACCAAGCTGCATTTGGAGAAGAATAATCTTGCCCAAAAATACTG GAGTGTGTCTTGTTCTCTTCAGCACCGTCTCTTGAAAAGTCAGCTCATCTCTCTTGCTTCATATCAGCGAAAGTTGATGGAAATCCTCCATAAGCAAATGTATTTGGTAACAAATTATGTGACCATGAAAGGCAAATTACCAACTCAGCCTTCCATTTATCAACAAGGCAACATAAGAGAGCATCAAAGGCCAGACCTCTCCTTCCCCATAGCTTCCATACCAAAATCTTTAAAACATCAAGAAGCACACAACTGTGATCAAGAAgcacaacacagagaaagatCAGGTACACAGGCCAGTGTGTTCACTTCGCCCTCTGGAAACAACACCCAGGGCATGAAGGCTCCATTATACACTGTTAATGACAAGTATAAGACTTGTGAAGGTATCCCAAAACAAGGAACCTGCAACACTTTACAACACATCAAGATGGCAAGAAAGAAGGCACTCATAAAATCAAAGACAGAAGACAGCATGATAAATCTTTATCAGCTCATTCGAGGGGGGGTCATACCACCTGGAGGCACTCTACAACTGTTTTTAAAG GGTCACTGGCACCTTGCTCATGTTCAGGCTGATGGCTCCATAATGAGTAAAGGCAAGTTGTACCTGGACCCTAAACAATGGGTGCAGTCTTTCCTTGGTAACAGTTTACCTATCAGCTCAACATATGCCCACGACAAG GTGATGTTCAGAGACAAGTCTTTGTCTTACTACATACTAAACACTGACGCCATGGAAAGAACATCAGAAAAACATCTTATGGCTGaccaacacaacaacattgGTTCTGCTCAAGAGATGCTGACAg AGACTACTAGTCAGAACCATCAAATGAAAATCAACACCATCCATTTGGTGGATGATGCAGAGCTACTGCCAAATGCTACAATGGACTGCTACTGGGACAAGATTCTAAAGACAAATTATTTACTGTGTGCAGACTGA
- the pold2 gene encoding DNA polymerase delta subunit 2: MFSDLSAQKEGSSLLCRPASENQGPVFERMLLAYSPCCERFKAGERSFGRQYAHIYAARLMQMRPVLSARAQQKWGTDVLIRKLCDMETGEQCCIVGTLFKRMDLQPSILKEISEEHNLLPQPPRAKYINESDELILEDELQRIKLEGKIEKDKCVTGSVIAIYGAERTDGKFTVEDYCTADLPLQPTRPELSSDRFVLLASGLGLDSSQGDSMLGLQLLVDMVTGQLGDLGEQSGAATISRVILAGNLLSQSTQDKEASIKAKYLTKKTQAGSVDAIRVLDELLLQLVASLPVDVMPGQYDPTNYTLPQQPLHRCMFPLSSAYPTLQLEHNPYQANIHGVRFLGTSGQNVCDIQRYSSMDSHLEILEETLRLRHLAPTAPDTLGCYPYYQKDPFILEDCPHVYFSGNAPTFESKLLKGPDGQEVLLVTIPEFSSTQMACLVNLRTLQCEPVSFSSFCTDEDEECEMNVSH, from the exons ATGTTCTCCGATTTGAGCGCCCAGAAGGAgggctcctctctcctctgccgTCCTGCCTCTGAGAATCAGGGTCCGGTGTTTGAACGGATGTTGCTGGCCTACAGTCCTTGCTGTGAGCGCTTTAAAGCTGGGGAGAGGAGCTTCGGTCGTCAGTATGCTCATATTTATGCAGCACGACTCATGCAGATGAGGCCTGTGTTATCAGCGAGAGCTCAGCAGAAGTGGG GAACAGATGTGCTCATCAGGAAGCTGTGTGATATGGAGACAGGGGAGCAATGCTGCATTGTAGGGACCTTGTTCAAGCGAATGGATCTGCAGCCATCTATTCTAAAAGAAATCAGTGAAGAG CACAACCTTCTGCCCCAGCCTCCACGTGCCAAATACATTAATGAATCTGATGAGCTAATTCTGGAGGATGAACTCCAGAGGATCAAACTAGAGGGTAAAATTGAGAAAGACAAGTGTGTCACAG GAAGTGTTATTGCAATATATGGAGCTGAAAGGACTGATGGGAAGTTTACAGTTGAGGACTATTGCACAGCAGATCTCCCTTTGCAGCCAACAAGGCCAGAACTCAGCTCTGACAG GTTTGTGCTTCTGGCCTCTGGACTTGGTCTTGACAGTAGTCAGGGTGACAGCATGCTGGGGCTGCAATTACTGGTGGACATGGTAACTGGTCAACTTGGTGACCTGGGAGAGCAAAGCGGGGCAGCAACAATTTCTAGGGTTATACTAGCTGGCAATCTTCTGAGCCAAAGCACCCAGGACAAGGAGGCGTCAATAAAG gccaAGTACCTCACCAAGAAGACTCAGGCTGGCAGTGTGGACGCCATTCGTGTGCTGgatgagctgctgcttcagctggtG GCCTCACTTCCAGTGGATGTAATGCCAGGTCAGTATGACCCTACCAACTACACCCTTCCACAGCAGCCTCTCCATCGATGTATGTTTCCCTTGTCCTCTGCGTACCCAACACTGCAGCTGGAACACAATCCATATCAGGCTAATATCCATGGAGTGAG GTTCCTGGGCACATCAGGTCAGAATGTGTGTGACATTCAGAGATACAGCAGCATGGACAGTCACCTAGAAATACTTGAGGAAACACTGAGACTCAGACACCTGGCCCCTACAGCACCTGATACTCTAG GCTGTTACCCATATTATCAAAAAGATCCGTTCATCTTGGAAGACTGCCCCCATGTATACTTCAGTGGCAATGCCCCAACCTTCGAGTCAAAACTTCTGAAAG GTCCTGATGGTCAGGAAGTCCTTTTGGTTACTATTCCAGAATTCAGCAGCACCCAAATGGCATGCCTGGTCAACTTACGCACTCTTCAATGTGAGCCTGTCAGCTTCTCATCCTTTTGTACTGACGAAGACGAGGAATGTGAGATGAATGTCAGCCACTGA
- the nono gene encoding non-POU domain-containing octamer-binding protein gives MQGHRGPQHNHGPNRQGDQKAPGGANTNGQQPEPSEQPNPNEALTLEPQSFRKPGEKTFTQRSRLFVGNLPTGVTEEDLEKLFAKYGKASEIFINKERGFGFIRLETRIIAEIARAELDDTPFRGRPIRVKFASHGAALSVKNLPEFVSNELLEEAFAVFGQIERAVVIVDDRGRPTGKGVVEYTSKPAARKALDKCNDGAYLLTAFPRPVTVEPMEQFDEEEGLTEKLINKNQQYYKEREQPPRFAQPGSFEYEYAMRWKALMEMEKQQYEMVDRNIKEAQEKLEAEMEAARHEHQVMLMRQDLLRRQEELRRMEELHSQEVQKRKQAELRQEEERRRREEELRMRNEEMMKRQQEGFRGNFSENREQDLRMHMGSHGMPMNRNSLGGNSGPTGTPGMAAENAPLMPGPGNNSMPGGGQGGFPRVLPGPGDYGPNKQRRF, from the coding sequence ATGCAAGGACACCGAGGCCCCCAGCACAACCACGGCCCCAATCGCCAGGGAGACCAGAAAGCACCCGGAGGGGCTAACACTAACGGCCAGCAGCCTGAGCCTAGCGAGCAACCAAACCCTAATGAGGCCTTAACACTGGAGCCACAGAGCTTCAGGAAACCCGGCGAGAAAACCTTCACTCAGCGGAGTAGGCTGTTTGTAGGCAATCTACCCACTGGAGTTACTGAGGAAGACTTGGAAAAGCTGTTCGCCAAGTACGGAAAAGCTAGTGAGATTTTTATCAACAAGGAAAGAGGCTTCGGATTCATCCGACTGGAGACAAGGATCATAGCCGAGATCGCCAGAGCTGAGCTAGATGACACACCGTTCAGAGGCAGGCCTATACGGGTGAAGTTTGCATCACACGGCGCTGCTTTATCTGTGAAGAACCTGCCTGAGTTTGTTTCTAacgagctgctggaggaggccttTGCGGTCTTTGGTCAGATTGAAAGAGCTGTGGTCATAGTAGATGACCGAGGGAGGCCCACAGGGAAGGGGGTAGTGGAGTACACCTCAAAGCCAGCGGCAAGGAAGGCTTTAGACAAGTGTAACGATGGTGCCTATCTTCTCACAGCTTTTCCTCGCCCGGTGACAGTGGAGCCTATGGAGCAGtttgatgaggaggagggactGACAGAAAAGTTAataaacaaaaaccagcagtATTACAAAGAACGTGAGCAGCCCCCACGGTTTGCTCAACCAGGCTCCTTTGAATATGAGTATGCCATGCGCTGGAAGGCCctgatggagatggagaagCAGCAGTATGAAATGGTGGACCGCAACATAAAAGAAGctcaggagaagctggaggctGAGATGGAGGCAGCCAGACATGAGCATCAGGTGATGCTGATGAGGCAAGACCTGCTGAGGCGGCAGGAGGAGCTGCGAAGGATGGAGGAGCTCCACAGTCAGGAGGTGCAGAAAAGGAAGCAAGCTGAACTGCGGCAGGAAGAGGAACGgcggaggagagaggaggagctgagaatGCGTAATGAGGAGATGATGAAGAGGCAGCAGGAGGGTTTCAGGGGCAACTTCTCTGAAAATAGGGAGCAAGACTTAAGAATGCACATGGGCAGCCATGGGATGCCAATGAACAGAAACTCATTGGGTGGCAACTCTGGTCCTACTGGTACCCCTGGCATGGCTGCCGAGAATGCTCCATTGATGCCAGGACCAGGAAACAACAGCATGCCTGGAGGGGGCCAGGGAGGCTTCCCCAGAGTCCTCCCTGGACCTGGAGACTATGGACCCAATAAGCAacgcagattctga